One window from the genome of Commensalibacter oyaizuii encodes:
- a CDS encoding LolA family protein codes for MNYMRLVSGCVVLVGILCLNAGSVHTALAQDIVVSSANSSGVRLSTQEQANVDQAQRWINGLTTLKAKFQQIAPDGKRSTGTVWIKRPGRIRFEYNKPSQLLLVANDGKMVFHDGEVDQTTTIPLDQSPLGLLLKPELSFTGDVTITNYMPINNGLFQITVVRTASPSDGSLTLFFNENPMMLRAWRVIDAQGQSTQVDLYDLKLGVSVSNKLFKMDFGD; via the coding sequence ATGAATTATATGCGTCTTGTTTCTGGCTGTGTCGTCCTGGTGGGAATATTATGTTTAAATGCAGGTTCCGTACACACAGCATTGGCCCAAGATATTGTTGTATCTTCTGCCAACTCTTCTGGAGTGCGATTATCCACCCAAGAACAGGCCAATGTTGATCAGGCACAACGTTGGATTAATGGATTAACAACATTAAAGGCAAAATTTCAGCAAATTGCCCCCGATGGTAAGCGAAGTACAGGTACGGTGTGGATTAAACGTCCAGGTCGTATTCGGTTTGAATACAACAAACCTAGCCAGTTATTATTGGTTGCCAATGATGGGAAAATGGTTTTTCATGATGGAGAGGTTGATCAAACAACGACAATTCCATTGGATCAAAGTCCCCTCGGTTTACTTTTGAAACCAGAGTTAAGTTTTACGGGGGATGTAACCATTACAAATTATATGCCCATTAATAATGGTTTATTTCAGATTACCGTTGTACGGACAGCATCCCCTTCGGATGGAAGTTTAACGTTATTTTTTAATGAAAATCCAATGATGTTACGGGCTTGGCGTGTGATAGATGCCCAAGGACAAAGTACACAGGTAGATTTGTATGATTTAAAACTTGGAGTTTCTGTTTCAAACAAATTATTCAAAATGGATTTTGGCGATTAA
- a CDS encoding class I SAM-dependent methyltransferase, with product MNNFSAFENVITRFTALTKTDFVPEIQLYQANEITPIWQATESWLTHQNIDPPFWAFAWPGGKALARYILDNPKFVRDKKILDFAAGCGIAAIAAAKCRAGYVEVADIDPLAQNACALNAKANHIILDKNSNDVVGQPCEWDIVFCGDVCYEAPMTQHIWPWLKTCAQKGATVIIADPGRSYLPKKELTPICTYDIPTTTELEDCTIRSTVLYQLKM from the coding sequence ATGAATAATTTTTCAGCTTTTGAAAATGTCATTACACGATTTACTGCTTTAACCAAAACTGATTTTGTTCCCGAAATACAACTTTATCAAGCCAATGAAATAACCCCCATTTGGCAAGCAACCGAATCATGGTTAACCCACCAAAATATCGATCCCCCTTTTTGGGCGTTTGCATGGCCTGGGGGGAAGGCATTGGCACGATATATTCTGGATAACCCGAAATTTGTTAGAGATAAAAAAATCCTCGATTTTGCAGCAGGATGTGGTATTGCTGCTATTGCTGCAGCTAAATGTCGAGCTGGTTACGTCGAAGTTGCCGATATTGATCCATTGGCGCAAAATGCTTGTGCTTTAAATGCCAAGGCCAATCACATCATTTTGGACAAAAACTCAAATGACGTAGTTGGACAACCTTGCGAGTGGGATATTGTTTTTTGTGGCGATGTATGCTACGAAGCCCCTATGACCCAGCATATCTGGCCATGGTTAAAAACATGCGCACAAAAGGGAGCAACGGTTATCATTGCCGATCCTGGGCGCAGTTATTTGCCTAAAAAAGAGCTTACCCCTATCTGCACTTACGACATCCCAACAACAACAGAGTTGGAAGACTGCACAATACGGTCAACCGTTTTATATCAATTAAAAATGTAA
- a CDS encoding glutamate--cysteine ligase gives MSSILDQDQTPITSVSQLAEHLAQGCKPVSQWRIGTEHEKFGFIQNKDNDRYLLPPGYRPNGIEEILLNMQHHNPNWDGVYDGDHLIGFDTDRGAISLEPAGQFELSGAPVQDLHMTKAEMELHFKDVHKAADPFNIGFALLGFHPFATRNDMLWMPKKRYDIMKAYMPKVGTLGLDMMTRTCTVQVNLDFASEQDMARKMRVSLALQPLATALFANSPFYEGKPSGYYSTRARIWTDTDNDRAGMPLSFFEPSFGFETYVEWLLDVPMYFIIRDGKMIDVAGASFRAWLRGNAPKGLENQQPTMGDFKNHITVAFPDVRLKQYLEMRGADAGSPEMMMAMSALWTGLLYDDATLIAADALVKELPWQTYIDLRSQVIKQGLSTKIGNENLRQLAGRVIALAADGLKKRNISNAQGHDESIYLTPLQEIADGAPNQAEYWLNRYETVWQGDVKQILEEAKI, from the coding sequence ATGTCCAGTATTTTAGATCAAGACCAAACTCCTATTACCTCTGTATCTCAGCTTGCCGAACATCTGGCCCAAGGATGCAAGCCCGTTTCACAATGGCGTATTGGCACCGAGCACGAGAAATTTGGATTTATTCAAAATAAAGATAATGATCGCTATTTATTGCCCCCTGGATATCGCCCAAATGGGATCGAAGAAATTTTGTTGAATATGCAACATCATAACCCGAACTGGGACGGGGTGTATGATGGTGATCATTTAATTGGATTTGATACAGATCGGGGTGCAATTTCGCTTGAACCTGCGGGACAGTTTGAATTGTCAGGCGCACCCGTTCAAGATTTGCATATGACCAAGGCGGAAATGGAATTGCATTTCAAAGATGTGCACAAGGCTGCTGATCCCTTTAATATTGGTTTTGCTTTGTTGGGATTTCATCCCTTTGCAACGCGCAATGATATGTTGTGGATGCCCAAAAAGCGATACGATATTATGAAAGCCTATATGCCAAAAGTTGGCACACTTGGTTTAGATATGATGACCAGAACCTGCACAGTACAGGTAAATTTGGATTTTGCTTCTGAACAGGATATGGCCCGTAAAATGCGGGTTTCATTGGCTTTGCAACCTTTGGCAACGGCCTTATTTGCTAACTCTCCTTTCTACGAGGGGAAGCCCAGCGGATATTATTCAACACGGGCACGTATTTGGACGGACACGGACAATGATCGCGCGGGAATGCCTTTATCCTTTTTCGAACCTTCTTTTGGTTTTGAAACCTATGTCGAATGGTTATTGGATGTTCCCATGTATTTTATTATCCGTGATGGAAAAATGATTGATGTGGCGGGGGCCTCTTTTCGGGCATGGCTGCGAGGGAATGCACCCAAGGGATTGGAAAATCAACAACCTACTATGGGCGACTTTAAAAATCATATTACTGTTGCCTTTCCAGATGTGCGTTTAAAACAATATTTGGAAATGCGTGGTGCGGATGCTGGATCGCCTGAAATGATGATGGCGATGTCTGCATTATGGACGGGGCTACTATACGATGATGCAACCTTGATAGCGGCAGATGCGTTGGTGAAAGAATTGCCTTGGCAAACGTATATTGATTTACGATCCCAGGTGATTAAGCAGGGATTATCGACCAAAATTGGTAACGAAAATTTACGCCAGTTGGCAGGTCGTGTTATCGCTTTGGCAGCAGATGGATTAAAAAAACGAAATATTTCAAACGCCCAAGGTCATGATGAAAGTATTTATCTGACCCCATTACAAGAAATCGCTGATGGTGCACCCAACCAAGCTGAATACTGGTTAAACCGTTATGAAACGGTTTGGCAGGGCGACGTAAAACAGATTTTAGAAGAAGCTAAAATTTAA
- a CDS encoding ATP-dependent nuclease: MSEEVARPSVFIQKIKFLNGKEIAFEKSDKIIIAGPNNSGKSQLLKEIYAACNEKDKFSFKVIGDIELCKQGTQQDLTDFLNRNAIMNMQYDRYEYKMYHIYASYIPNWDKQYLMGIADIFIQKIFTKGRLDICDQKKTVAPSEQKLYSQHILYDNDQLMCRISTLFKQAFGKDLMIDFRGGSVIPFHVGDVPSIPDRVSDEYIDLVRKNPLLDQQGDGMRSYAGILFEAITAETDITLIDEPEAFLHPPQMRRLGETLAAEVQQQLVVATHSSDIMRGFLQETSGKLRILRIQRNNNTILIHDVSPDIVRELWQKPELRYSNALDSIFHEQTIICEDDSDCRLINAVADFLAKGSEERYEDTFYVPTGGKHAIPKIAGVLRQIGVPIKAVFDLDFLNDEGLLKKTIQAFGGDWDDFKDLWIRLDKAIKNENKNKDNNVILKEIISLCQTACSAQSPEIPVSEIKKAMKIDNPWHEIKKHGSTGISKGQSWKDYEALNNKLEQIGIYLIPVGEIENFCRGIGGHGPKYVTKLLEEVSLGDDRLMGLRSFVETVYGGSCAPFK, translated from the coding sequence ATGTCCGAGGAAGTTGCAAGGCCAAGTGTATTCATTCAAAAAATAAAATTTTTGAATGGAAAAGAAATAGCTTTTGAAAAAAGTGACAAAATTATTATTGCGGGACCCAATAACAGTGGTAAGTCACAGCTATTAAAAGAGATCTATGCAGCTTGTAATGAAAAAGACAAATTTTCGTTCAAAGTCATTGGTGATATTGAGCTGTGTAAGCAGGGCACACAGCAAGATTTAACGGATTTTCTTAATCGAAATGCTATAATGAATATGCAGTATGATCGTTATGAATACAAAATGTATCATATTTATGCCAGCTATATTCCCAATTGGGATAAACAATATTTAATGGGCATAGCTGATATATTTATTCAAAAGATCTTTACAAAGGGCAGGTTGGATATTTGCGATCAGAAAAAAACCGTTGCCCCATCCGAGCAAAAGCTATATTCACAGCATATTCTTTATGACAATGATCAATTAATGTGCAGAATTAGCACTTTATTTAAGCAGGCGTTTGGTAAAGATCTGATGATTGATTTTCGAGGTGGTTCGGTCATCCCATTCCATGTAGGGGATGTTCCGTCAATTCCCGATAGAGTTAGTGATGAGTATATTGATTTAGTGCGTAAGAACCCTTTACTAGATCAGCAAGGCGACGGAATGCGCAGTTATGCAGGGATCTTGTTTGAGGCCATCACGGCCGAAACAGATATTACTTTAATTGATGAACCAGAGGCTTTTTTACATCCCCCACAAATGCGGCGTTTAGGGGAAACTTTGGCCGCAGAGGTACAACAGCAATTGGTTGTTGCAACGCACAGCAGTGATATTATGCGGGGATTTTTGCAAGAAACCAGTGGAAAGTTACGTATTCTTCGTATCCAAAGAAACAATAATACCATCTTAATTCATGATGTTTCACCAGACATAGTAAGGGAACTTTGGCAAAAGCCAGAGTTGCGTTATTCCAATGCGTTGGACAGTATTTTTCATGAACAAACAATTATTTGTGAAGATGATAGTGATTGCAGATTAATTAATGCTGTGGCTGATTTTTTGGCCAAAGGGTCAGAAGAAAGATATGAAGATACGTTTTATGTTCCCACAGGGGGTAAACATGCTATTCCAAAGATTGCTGGGGTATTGCGTCAAATCGGTGTGCCAATCAAAGCTGTTTTTGATTTAGATTTTTTAAATGATGAAGGATTATTAAAAAAAACAATTCAGGCCTTTGGTGGGGATTGGGATGATTTTAAAGATCTATGGATACGTCTTGATAAGGCTATAAAAAACGAGAACAAAAATAAAGATAATAATGTCATTTTGAAAGAAATCATATCGTTATGTCAAACAGCATGTAGCGCACAGTCGCCAGAAATACCAGTGTCCGAGATTAAAAAAGCGATGAAAATTGATAATCCTTGGCATGAAATAAAAAAACATGGGTCGACTGGAATTTCAAAAGGTCAATCCTGGAAAGATTATGAAGCTCTTAACAACAAGTTAGAACAGATTGGTATTTATTTGATTCCTGTTGGTGAAATCGAGAATTTTTGCCGAGGCATAGGTGGGCATGGCCCCAAATATGTAACAAAGTTATTAGAAGAAGTATCTCTTGGGGATGATCGGTTAATGGGTTTACGATCCTTTGTTGAAACGGTGTATGGAGGTAGCTGTGCACCATTTAAATGA
- a CDS encoding lipocalin family protein, giving the protein MLHKIPKINKPLLYVGLASILCLFVSACSKKYAIPVVDKIETKDILGTWYEITRKPAFFQKNCAQDTSAHYSLDKNQAIIVENTCYSKEGKRRQVTGIAVVQNPPFNTKLKVSFLPKIIRWLPIGKGDYWILKTDPNHQIMLIGEPRKKYLWLLSRSPQLNQNVIDEYITHAKNIGYNINDLIYTKQTQ; this is encoded by the coding sequence ATGCTGCACAAAATTCCAAAAATAAATAAACCTTTGCTCTATGTTGGTCTGGCATCTATTTTATGTCTATTTGTCAGTGCGTGCAGCAAAAAATATGCCATTCCCGTTGTCGATAAAATCGAAACAAAAGATATCTTAGGGACCTGGTACGAAATCACAAGAAAGCCAGCTTTCTTTCAAAAAAATTGTGCTCAAGATACCAGTGCACATTATTCCTTGGACAAAAATCAAGCAATTATTGTCGAAAATACGTGCTACAGCAAGGAAGGAAAACGTAGACAAGTCACAGGAATAGCCGTTGTTCAAAATCCACCTTTTAATACAAAATTAAAAGTAAGCTTTTTGCCCAAAATTATTCGCTGGTTACCCATTGGGAAAGGCGATTATTGGATTTTAAAAACAGATCCCAATCACCAAATCATGCTGATTGGGGAACCAAGGAAAAAATATTTATGGCTGCTATCCAGATCCCCACAATTAAATCAAAATGTTATCGATGAATATATTACTCATGCCAAAAATATCGGATATAATATAAATGACTTAATCTATACTAAACAAACCCAATAA
- the queC gene encoding 7-cyano-7-deazaguanine synthase QueC gives MSTDQTDFSKGALVLFSGGQDSTTCLAWALHHFERVETLGFHYGQRHSVEMECRGIIREKITRIDPKWQARLGKDHILNLSDLGAISETALTRETEIKWDKQGLPSTFVPGRNLLFLTYGSIIADRRHLRHIIGGMCETDYSGYPDCRDDTIKALQVAINLGMDNRFVLHTPLMWMDKADEWRMAQDLGGQALIDLINKETHSCYLGDRSQYHAWGYGCGHCPACKLRQSGWETYLQQKGK, from the coding sequence ATGTCGACAGATCAAACAGACTTTTCAAAGGGTGCCTTGGTTTTATTTTCAGGGGGGCAAGATTCAACGACTTGTTTGGCGTGGGCATTACATCATTTTGAACGTGTCGAAACATTGGGGTTTCATTATGGTCAACGCCACAGTGTAGAGATGGAATGTCGTGGCATTATTCGCGAAAAAATAACCCGTATTGACCCAAAATGGCAGGCACGTTTGGGTAAAGATCATATTTTGAATTTGTCTGATTTGGGGGCGATTTCAGAAACAGCTTTAACCCGTGAAACAGAAATTAAATGGGATAAACAAGGATTGCCCTCAACCTTTGTTCCTGGACGTAATTTATTATTTTTAACTTATGGTTCCATTATTGCCGATCGTAGACATTTGCGCCATATTATCGGTGGAATGTGTGAAACAGATTATTCTGGGTATCCTGATTGTCGGGATGATACGATTAAGGCATTACAGGTTGCAATTAATTTAGGAATGGACAACCGTTTCGTTTTGCATACCCCATTAATGTGGATGGACAAGGCTGATGAATGGCGCATGGCCCAAGATCTGGGGGGGCAGGCATTAATTGATTTGATCAATAAAGAAACACATAGTTGTTATTTGGGGGATAGATCCCAATATCATGCATGGGGATATGGGTGTGGTCATTGTCCTGCTTGTAAATTGCGGCAATCGGGATGGGAAACATATCTACAACAAAAGGGGAAATAA
- the ubiA gene encoding 4-hydroxybenzoate octaprenyltransferase, with protein MNQFSPHSDINLSSWIRYLPASLQPYALLCRIDRPIGTWLLFIPGIWGILLPHHTPILIRIKLIILFGIGSIVMRSAGCVINDIWDRDFDRQVARTQHRPLASGAISLKQAIFFLFILLMIGLGILIQLNPLSWVLGASSLILVALYPGAKRVTWFPQLVLGFTFGFGAPLGYAAAAGHLSWSQAALYAATIFWQIGFDTIYGYQDIEDDQRVGVKSTARWAGDKGKLFVSINYGLCILFLVIASIVNHNHWICIIALGLPTIHFIWQMAKFDLHNPKICLTLFKSNRDAGLLIALALLIGNIIS; from the coding sequence GTGAATCAATTCTCCCCACACTCTGATATAAATTTGTCCAGCTGGATCCGCTACCTGCCCGCATCTTTGCAACCTTATGCCCTGTTATGTCGCATTGACCGCCCTATTGGCACGTGGTTATTATTTATTCCTGGCATTTGGGGGATATTGCTTCCCCATCATACCCCTATCCTTATTCGAATTAAACTGATTATTTTATTTGGTATTGGCAGTATCGTTATGCGCAGTGCTGGGTGCGTTATAAACGATATTTGGGATCGTGATTTTGATCGACAAGTTGCCCGTACTCAACATCGCCCCTTAGCCAGTGGTGCGATTTCATTAAAACAAGCTATCTTCTTCTTATTCATCTTATTAATGATTGGATTGGGAATTCTTATACAACTGAACCCATTATCGTGGGTTTTAGGGGCATCTTCTTTAATCTTGGTAGCCCTGTATCCTGGTGCAAAGCGTGTTACTTGGTTTCCCCAGTTAGTATTAGGATTTACCTTTGGATTTGGTGCCCCCCTTGGTTATGCAGCGGCGGCAGGGCATTTATCATGGTCACAGGCGGCACTCTATGCTGCAACCATTTTTTGGCAAATTGGCTTTGATACTATATATGGATATCAGGATATTGAGGACGATCAACGGGTGGGTGTCAAATCAACCGCAAGATGGGCGGGGGATAAAGGAAAATTATTTGTTTCGATTAATTACGGATTGTGCATTCTCTTTTTGGTTATAGCGTCAATTGTTAATCACAATCATTGGATATGCATAATAGCGTTGGGATTACCAACCATACATTTTATTTGGCAAATGGCCAAATTTGATTTACATAATCCTAAAATCTGCCTAACTTTATTTAAATCGAACAGAGATGCAGGGTTATTAATTGCATTGGCACTTCTTATAGGTAATATCATTTCATGA
- a CDS encoding iron-containing alcohol dehydrogenase, which produces MALQNFEFCNPTRIVFGKQTIQQLDKLIPEASKILIVIGGGSVRKNGTLDEVEQALGKRSFAVFEGIEPNPTFETAMLAVEKIRKENFDFVLGVGGGSVMDACKFIAGAVKYQGDTWDIVLSGGEKITQVIPFGFVPTLPATGSEMNSGGVISRKSTFDKLPIHSSLLFPLFSIWDPTKTYSLPKRQVANGIVDAFIHTVEQYITYSVNACVQDRFAEGLLLTLIEEGPKTLENPEDYEARANFIWAATMALNGLISTGVPSDWATHMIGHELTILYGIDHGQTLAIILPSLLNEMRNDKRSKLLQYGRRVWGIEHQDEEKIIDEAIAKTRAFFESLGIKTHLRDYGVDDSAVDKVVEQLQRHNLTALGERKNITPEVSRRIVEASL; this is translated from the coding sequence ATGGCACTTCAAAATTTTGAGTTTTGTAATCCAACCCGCATTGTTTTTGGAAAACAAACAATACAACAATTGGATAAACTAATCCCAGAAGCGTCCAAAATATTGATCGTTATTGGTGGGGGCAGCGTCCGTAAAAACGGAACATTGGATGAGGTAGAACAGGCATTAGGCAAGCGTTCTTTTGCTGTTTTCGAAGGGATTGAACCCAATCCAACCTTTGAAACTGCTATGTTGGCTGTTGAAAAAATCCGCAAAGAAAATTTTGACTTTGTACTGGGGGTTGGCGGTGGCTCTGTTATGGATGCCTGTAAATTTATTGCAGGGGCTGTTAAATACCAAGGGGATACATGGGATATTGTCCTCAGTGGTGGGGAAAAAATAACCCAAGTGATCCCTTTTGGATTTGTTCCAACATTGCCTGCAACGGGTTCAGAAATGAATTCAGGGGGGGTGATTTCACGTAAATCAACATTTGATAAATTACCAATCCATAGTTCTTTGCTATTCCCGTTATTTTCGATTTGGGACCCAACGAAAACATATAGTTTACCAAAACGTCAGGTTGCCAATGGGATTGTTGACGCATTCATTCACACAGTGGAACAATATATTACCTACTCTGTTAATGCTTGTGTTCAGGATCGTTTTGCTGAAGGGTTATTGTTAACGTTGATTGAAGAAGGCCCCAAAACGTTAGAAAACCCAGAGGATTACGAGGCACGTGCCAATTTCATATGGGCTGCAACAATGGCGTTGAATGGATTGATTTCAACAGGGGTTCCAAGTGATTGGGCTACACACATGATTGGTCATGAACTGACAATCTTATATGGGATCGATCACGGTCAAACCCTGGCTATAATCCTGCCTTCTTTATTAAATGAAATGCGTAATGATAAACGCAGTAAATTATTGCAATACGGGCGCAGAGTTTGGGGGATTGAGCATCAGGACGAAGAAAAAATTATTGACGAAGCGATTGCAAAAACACGCGCTTTCTTTGAAAGTTTAGGGATTAAAACGCATTTACGTGATTATGGTGTTGATGATAGTGCAGTCGACAAAGTCGTTGAACAATTACAAAGGCATAATTTAACGGCTTTAGGAGAAAGAAAAAATATTACACCTGAGGTCAGTCGGCGTATTGTAGAGGCTAGCCTTTAA
- a CDS encoding 16S rRNA (uracil(1498)-N(3))-methyltransferase → MSFVPRIYLNPDQCEGIQEQKIYQVSEDIAHYLGNVLRLTAKDPVVLFNERDGEWQCVIEKIGKGKGSLCAQHQLRLPIVPFGPTLVFAPLKRDATDLAVRMATELGVHTIQPVKTAYTNTHRIKEERLQSIVVEAAEQSNRLTIPKIKPILSLFDFCEKWPKDKTLWVAVERCYEKQIPLAKDHRFRGDDGILIGPEGGFDKIEIKNLLLYDFVQPLSLGNLILKAETAVVAGLARFSQYVKA, encoded by the coding sequence ATGTCTTTTGTGCCACGTATTTATCTGAACCCAGATCAGTGTGAAGGGATTCAGGAGCAAAAAATTTATCAGGTATCTGAGGATATTGCTCATTATCTAGGTAATGTCTTGCGATTAACTGCTAAAGACCCAGTTGTTTTGTTTAACGAGCGCGATGGTGAATGGCAATGCGTGATTGAAAAGATCGGCAAGGGAAAAGGCAGTCTTTGTGCCCAACATCAGTTGCGTTTACCAATTGTTCCCTTTGGCCCAACCTTGGTTTTTGCGCCTTTAAAGCGCGATGCAACGGATTTGGCGGTGCGTATGGCAACAGAGCTTGGGGTGCATACGATCCAGCCTGTAAAAACTGCCTATACAAATACACATCGTATTAAAGAAGAACGGCTTCAATCCATTGTTGTCGAAGCCGCCGAGCAAAGCAATCGGTTAACTATTCCAAAGATTAAACCCATTCTATCTTTGTTTGATTTTTGTGAAAAATGGCCCAAAGATAAAACGTTATGGGTGGCTGTTGAACGATGTTACGAAAAACAAATCCCTTTGGCTAAAGACCATCGCTTTAGAGGGGATGATGGAATTTTAATTGGTCCAGAAGGCGGGTTTGATAAAATTGAAATAAAAAATTTACTTCTTTACGATTTTGTGCAACCTTTATCCTTGGGAAATTTAATATTAAAAGCGGAAACTGCGGTCGTCGCAGGGCTTGCACGCTTTTCCCAATATGTAAAAGCTTGA
- a CDS encoding 6-pyruvoyl trahydropterin synthase family protein: protein MFELVFTRRFSMAHRLIHGSSEICATPHGHNEEVTVYLKALDPGSLDGKMNVLTPFEKAKSTWHRFIDGSVDHAFQLSENDPLVEWFKQHEPQRLSRLLLTPGDPTTELTACLFMAKLNSFLSIERSGLYCDQIEIAETPTNTVRFTGNPSDFIPKNRKDKDCWWHRADMSISDLHF, encoded by the coding sequence GTGTTCGAATTGGTTTTTACCCGTCGTTTTTCCATGGCGCATCGGTTAATCCACGGATCAAGTGAAATCTGTGCCACCCCTCATGGTCATAATGAAGAAGTCACTGTTTATTTAAAAGCTTTAGACCCTGGATCTTTGGACGGGAAAATGAATGTGCTTACTCCGTTTGAAAAAGCGAAATCTACCTGGCATCGTTTCATTGATGGATCGGTTGATCATGCATTTCAGTTGTCTGAAAATGATCCATTGGTGGAATGGTTTAAGCAGCATGAACCTCAACGTTTGTCCCGTTTATTATTAACCCCTGGTGATCCTACAACGGAATTAACAGCGTGTTTATTTATGGCAAAATTAAATAGCTTTTTATCGATTGAACGATCGGGTCTTTATTGCGACCAAATCGAGATCGCAGAAACTCCAACCAATACAGTGCGATTTACGGGTAATCCATCTGATTTTATTCCCAAGAATCGAAAGGATAAAGACTGTTGGTGGCACCGCGCGGATATGAGTATTTCGGATTTACATTTTTAA
- the rsmI gene encoding 16S rRNA (cytidine(1402)-2'-O)-methyltransferase yields the protein MKLKKPIYSNTSLTKSNQSNSTASGPDFGSLVLIATPIGNLNDFSLRAKQAIQEADILLCEDTRVTAKLLAAYGLSVKMESLHEHNETQRTEQIISWLNQGKKIALVSDAGTPLLSDPGYRLSKAVIDADIPISAIPGPNAALMALTLSGLPPHPYMFVGFPPPKSTARQSSFAILKAAERAGLQSTLIWHEAPHRLVDMLQDLALIFGQDRPAAVARELTKKFEEIQRNTLQGLIEHFTSIPPRGEITVLIGPKPQKETLSDDDLDQHLLEALKTMSVKDAAATISTAVHLPKKIIYQRALELSKIR from the coding sequence ATGAAACTAAAAAAACCCATATATTCAAATACGTCGTTAACCAAGTCAAATCAATCTAATTCTACAGCTTCTGGCCCAGATTTTGGATCCTTGGTTTTAATTGCCACACCAATTGGAAATCTAAATGATTTTAGCCTGCGCGCAAAACAGGCCATTCAAGAGGCTGATATTTTATTATGCGAAGATACACGAGTTACAGCAAAATTACTGGCCGCATATGGCCTGTCTGTAAAGATGGAAAGTTTACACGAACATAATGAAACCCAACGCACAGAACAAATTATATCTTGGTTAAATCAAGGGAAAAAGATCGCTTTGGTTTCAGATGCGGGGACACCGTTGCTTTCTGATCCAGGATATCGATTAAGCAAGGCGGTTATTGATGCCGATATTCCAATTTCTGCCATCCCTGGCCCCAATGCAGCCTTAATGGCGTTAACCTTGTCTGGATTACCCCCCCACCCTTATATGTTTGTTGGGTTCCCCCCCCCTAAATCCACAGCACGGCAAAGCAGCTTTGCCATTTTAAAAGCTGCCGAACGTGCGGGATTACAATCCACGCTGATATGGCATGAAGCCCCGCACCGATTGGTAGATATGCTACAAGATCTTGCCTTAATTTTTGGTCAAGATCGCCCTGCTGCAGTTGCTAGGGAATTAACCAAAAAATTTGAAGAGATACAACGCAATACCCTGCAAGGTCTGATAGAGCATTTTACCAGTATCCCCCCCCGTGGTGAAATTACCGTTTTAATTGGCCCCAAACCCCAAAAAGAAACCCTTTCTGACGATGATTTGGACCAACATCTTTTGGAAGCCTTAAAAACCATGTCTGTTAAGGACGCAGCTGCCACGATTTCCACAGCCGTTCATCTGCCAAAAAAAATTATTTATCAACGGGCTTTGGAATTAAGCAAAATAAGATAG